CTGTCGATCGCGGCGGCCCATGCAGTACTGGACATTATTCATGATGAACAGCTGTGCCAGCGTGCGGCGGCCCTCGGCGAACAGCTGCGCGCCGCTCTGACAGATGCGCAAGCAGGGTGTCCTGAACTGGCCGAAGTGCGTGGTTTAGGTTCTATGATTGCTGCTGAATTCTGTGATCCAGTGACAGGGGAACCCAACGCTTCCGCCGCACAACGCGTGCAGAAGAAAGCCCTTGAGCAAGGGCTGCTGCTGCTGACCTGCGGTCAGTATGGCAACGTTATTCGTTTCCTTTACCCGCTTACGATTCCGCAGGATCAGTTCGCCAAAGCGCTTCAGGTCATCAAAGCGGCGACGAAATAGTCCCGTATACCGCAGAAAAGACATAAAGCCGACGGTTGTCATCACCGTCGGCTTTATTATTGCCGGCATAAATTGATCTTCCTCGTGTGTAGTGCGGTATTTATCGCGAATGGGTTGCCAGTTATTGCGTTATATAATTTAATGCATATCGTTTTTACTCCTCTATTCAGATGGTATCCCATGTTAACTTTCCGCTCTTTTGTGCTGGTATGCGCCAGCATGTTGTTTGCGTTTTCTGCTCAGGCTGACCGAACGATCACCGATCAGCTTGGTCGACAGGTCACGATTCCTGACCATGTGGACAAAGTCGTCGTGCTGCAACACCAGACGTTGAATATTCTGGTCCAGCTCAATGCCCAGCAGGACATTGTTGGCGTTATGTCGAGCTGGAAAAAACAGCTCGGGCCTGAATTTGCGCGCTTTATGCCGACGATTACTACATTGCCGACGCCGGGTGATCTCACCAGCGTGAACATCGAAAGCCTGCTGGCAATTCATCCACAGGTGGTGTTTGTCGCCAACTATGCGCCCGCGGAGATGATCCAGCAGATTCAGAACGCCGGTATTCCGGTCGTGGCTATCTCATTGCGCAAAGATGCCGACGGGCAACAGAATAAAATGAACCCGACTATGGCCAATGAAGAGCAGGTCTACAACGAAGGGTTGAAGCAGGGTATTCGCCTGATTGCGGATGTCGTGGGGCGTAAACCGCAGGCTGAAACGTTAATCGACTACGTTTTTGCGGCACGAGCAAAATTCAATGCGCCAGTCGCAAACATCCCGGATGCGCAAAAAGTCCGTATTTATATGGCTAACCCCGACCTGATGACTTACGGCTCCGGGAAGTACACAGGACTGATGATGCAGCACGCGGGGGGATTAAACGTGGCGGCTGCCAGTGTGAAAGGGGCCCGTCAGGTTGCGCTGGAGCAGGTATTAGCGTGGAACCCGCAGGTGATTTTTGTCCAGGATCGCTATCCGCAGGTGGTAACTCAGATCCAAAACGATCCGAACTGGCAGGGGATTGATGCGGTGAAAAATCATCGTGTCTGGTTGATGCCTGAATACGCCAAAGCCTGGGGCTATCCGATGCCGGAGGCGTTGGCGATCGGTGAACTGTGGATGGCCAAAAAACTGTATCCGGATGCCTATAAAGATGTGGACGTTGATGCGCAGGCGCAAGATTACTATCAGCGTTTTTATCGTGTGAACTGGCAGTCTGATGCAGCTAAGTAACCGTTTTTTGTCCCAGCAACCGCTCTTAATCGTTGTGGTCCTGTTGCTGGGCGTCAGTTCGCTATGCCTCGGACAATATCCGCTGTCGTTAAGTGAGGTATTTTACCACCTGACGCACTATAGCGACGCTGGGGGAATAGCCAGCCAGGTGATCTGGACGGTCAGATTACCGCGTATTCTGATGGCGCTGCTGGCGGGGGGCGCGCTGGGGTTATGCGGGGCGACGTTGCAAGGAGTATTTCATAATCCGCTGGTCGACCCGCATATTATCGGTGTGACGTCGGGGGCGGCCTTTGGAGGAACGCTGGCCATCCTGCTCGGTCTTTCACCCTTGCTGATGATGGGGTCAACGTTTTTCTTCGGTCTGACGGCATTGATCCTGGTGTATGTCATTGCTGCGTTACAGGGGCTGGAGAATACGCTGGTGTTGATCCTGTCAGGTATCATTTTGAGCGGCTTTTTTGCCGCGCTGGTGAGCCTGATCCAATATCAGGCTGATACCGAAGAGACGTTACCTAATATTGTGTTCTGGCTGCTGGGCAGCTTCGCGACGGCCAACTGGAATAAAGTACTGCTATTGGCGGTTCCGGTCGGTATCGCCGCGACGGTTTTGTTCCAGCTACGCTGGCGGATAAACCTGTTATCGCTCAATGACAAAGATGCCAGAGCACTGGGTGTGGCGGTGGTTCCTCTGCGACGCAGCGTTTTGGTGTGCTGCGCATTTTTGGTCGCCGCTCAGGTGGCGGTCAGCGGCAGTATTGCCTGGGTTGGGTTGGTTATTCCGCATCTGGCGCGTTTGCTGGTGGGCGTTGATCATCGTCGTCTACTGCCGTGTGCCTTCTGGTTGGGGGGCGGTTTTATGATTGTCGTGGATGATATTGCCCGCACCCTGATGCACGCGGAGATACCGCTGGGGATCATCACCGCATTGTTCGGTGCGCCGTTGTTTGCTTTCTTGCTCATTCGTACCAGCCGTCGGGAGAAATCATGATACCTGCCGCACTGCGCGTAAATCAGCTTTCTTATGGGTATCGCGCGCCGCTATTTGAGCCGCTAACGTTCTGTTGCCAGAAAGGTGATATCTGGGCCGTGCTTGGACGTAACGGTCTGGGTAAAAGTACGCTGCTTGATACGCTAACCGGCACGCTGCCTGCTTTAGGCGGGAGTATTGAAAATAACGGTGGGATAGGAATTGTGGCACAGCATAGCCATCTACCGTTTCCTTATACGGTCAGCGACGTGGTATTGATGGGGCGGGCACAGCACGTGAAGCTTTTTGCGCAACCCAGCCAGCAGGATCAACAAAGAGCAATGCAGGCATTAGAGCAGTTGAGTATTGCGCATCTTGCCTCCAGCTCATTTGGCTCACTTTCTGGCGGGCAGCAACAGTTAGTGATGATTGCCCGGGCTCTGGTGACTGAGTGTCAAACGTTGTTACTTGATGAACCGTGTTCCGCGCTGGATCTCGCCAATCAGCAGGTGGTGCTCCAGCTCATCAGCGATTTGGCCCATCAACAGGGATGCAGCATTCTCTTTTCGACCCACGATCCGCTTCATGCGTTACAGGTTGCTTCCCATACTTTGCTGCTACTCCCTGAAGGTAAATGGCGGGCAGGGCCAACGGACAGCATTGTGACCGAAGAGAATCTGTTTCTGGCCTATGGCTTACCGCTGCGAAAACTTAGCGTGGAGAATCACCCTACGCCATTTATCGCACCGTTGTTTTCTATTCGTCGTTAAGCGGTAAGAATCCTGCGGCGGTAAGGAACGCCTGACCGCTGCGGGAAAGTATGAATTCAACCAGCGCCATGACTTCTTTGGAGGCTTCAAGCACCGCCAGTTGGTATTCGCAGCGAATATTGTGCTCGTCCGGAATAGCCACGTAATGTACGTCGGTCATCGCGTGCAGCGCGTGTGCGTAATGCGCGTAACCGATAAACAGATCGGCCAGCCCCTGGCGCAGGATCCAGGCGCTCGCCAGTTCTCCTTGCGGGATTTTTATCGTATCACGGCCACCAACCAGTGGGATAGCGCGCGCCCGAAGTTGCCGCCCGAGTCCTGGTTCCAGTACATCCATATTGTCGAAAAATGCCCAGGTATAGTCTCCGGAAGGGTCGCAGCCGGGCGTTGATGTACCTGGTCGCAGCGTTGGGTCGCGGAGTAAATCCAGCCAGGTTCCGATTCGGTTGCTGACAAGGCTCAGTTTGTTCCAGCAAAAGGTGTGCGTTGAGACGGCTTTATTACGTACCAGCAGGTTTTGCGGATGTTCCCGGTTGGCGGAGGCAAAGAGCGCACACGGTTCACCCGCTTCAATACGCTCGCGCAGTAAACCGGCCGGACCATATTCAACCTTGACGTCTATTCCACTCATGCGCGTGAACTGGCTTATCAGCGGGGTAAATGCTGGGCGTAAACTGCCCGCGGCGAACAGGAGGATGGAAGAGGGCATGGTATCCGGGCTCTGACGAAAGACATTATACGAAGAATATGAATGATACGCGTTGAGCATGGAATTTAGAATGATTTAACGCATTGCTATTGTAGCAACGTAGGAAATGATAAAACCGAAGATAAAACGATAGTTTTGAAGTGAAATAGCACCAAATCGAAGAGATGATTTGGTGCGTCCGAGTGGACTCGAACCACCGACCCCCACCATGTCAAGGTGGTGCTCTAACCAACTGAGCTACGGACGCAAGATGGTGCGTTCAATTGGACTCGAACCAACGACCCCCACCATGTCAAGGTGGTGCTCTAACCAACTGAGCTATGAACGCAACGTTGTAGGTGACAACGGGGACGAATATTAGCGGCACAGACCGAATGAGGCAAGAGGGAAATGGCATTTTTCTTCCTGATCTCACGCGATTGCAGAGTAATTAAGCAAGTTGACTATATTTTGTTGATTTTGCAGCGTGTTTTTTATTCATGCAGCAGGCAGGGGCATAATGGGAACGGTTTGAATGACATGAGCACTCAGTCTTTTAGCGTTGCAAGGATCGTGGCTTCTATTTTCTCTTGAGTCGTGTAGGGGGCAAAACGCTTAAGCGGCTTACCGTCGCGCCCGATCAGGAATTTAGTGAAGTTCCACTTGATCCACCCAGCACGCCGGGTAATTCATCTTTCAGGAAACGAAACACCGGATGCGTCCCAGCGCCGTTGACGTCCACTTTCTCAAACATCGGGAAGCTCACACCGTAGTCGATGTGACAGGTTTGTGCGATTTCATCGGCTCCACCAGGTTCCTGTTTACCGAACTGGTTGCAGGGGAAACCCAGCACCGCCAGACCCTGTGCGGCGTACTTCTTATAGAGCACTTTGAGGCCTGCTATTGTGGCGTGAATCCACAATGACTGGCGGTATTAACCACCAGCACCAGTTTTCCAGCGTAATCGGCCATCGAGATGGGTTGGCCATTGAGACTGGTGGCAGTAAGTTGATGAAAGGTGGTCATACCGGAATCCTCAATTAAGTTCACATTACTCATATTGCCTGCGGGTTATAGGCTTCGCTTAGTGACTTTTTATTATGGTAGCAACCGTAAGATTAATAAAATGACTAAGTTGAGAGGAATTGCTCCGCCATCAAACTCACATTTAATCTGCCGTGGCAGAGTTAAAAAATCCACGCCAGGCGTGGATTTTAAGAGGGCGTGGGAAGCAGGAGTTAGCGCTCGTTTTTTGCCATTAACAGCGCCAGGTCGACGAGCCGATTGGAGAATCCCCATTCGTTATCGTACCAGGCGAGAATTTTGACCATATTGCCACCAATTAGCAACGTTGACAGGCCGTCGATAATGGATGAACGCGGGTCACCCTGGTAGTCGCTTGAAACGAGCGGTTCATCGCTATAGCCCAGGATCCCTTTCAGCGGCCCCGTCGCGGCGGCGTTACGAAATGCATTATTGACTTCTTCTTCCGTTACATCCCGCTCAAGCGTGACGGTCAGGTCGACAATTGACACTACCGGAACTGGTACGCGCAGCGAATAACCGGTTAAGCGACCATCCAGCTCAGGGATGACTTTGCCAAGCGCCTTTGCAGCACCGCTTGAGTAGGGCACTATCGACAATGCAGCGGCGCGGGCGCCACGAAGATCTTTTTCCGGTTGGTCGTGCAGCGCCTGGCTGTTGGTGTAGGCATGGGTGGTGTTCATCAGACCATGCTTAATACCGAAATGTTGGTGCAAAACCTGCGCGGCAGGTGCCAGACCGTTGGTGGTGCAGCTACCGTTGCTGACGACAAAGTGTTTATCCGCCGAGTAGAGATGATCGTTAACGCCCATCACGATGGTTAAATCATCGTTTTTACCTGGAGCAGAGATAATTACGCGCTTTGCGCCACCGCTGTGGATATGTACTGCCGCCTTGTCTCGTTCAGTGAAGAAGCCGGTTGCTTCAATGACAATATCGACTTCACGTTGACGCCAGGGGATTTTGGCTGGGTCGCGTTCGCTAAAAACAGTAATGGAATTACCGTTAACGACCAGTTGCCCCTCACTGGCGGCGACGTCGGCATCGAGTTTACCCAGCAGCGAATCGTATTTCAGCAGGTGCGCCAATGTTTTACTGTCGGTCAGATCGTTGATTGCCACAATCTGAATATCCGAGTTACCCAGTGCAGCACGCAGTACGTTACGTCCGATACGGCCAAAACCGTTAATACCGACCTTTACCATGATCAACTCCTTATCTGTTGTCTCTGGCATAAATTTAGGCCGATCACTGCTTGGCGTAAACGACAAAAAAGGATCACTTTAGGCCATTTTACGACAATGAAAACGCTGGCGATATTCGCCCGGGGTCAGGTGAAGCTGTTTTTCGAATAGTCGTCGCAGGTTGATGCTGCTGCCGAATCCCGTTTGTTCGGCAATACGCTCCAGCGTCTCGTTGGTCTGCTCCAGACGCTGCCGGGCGGCGGCCAGACGAGCTTCAGCTACATAGCGCGCCGGTGAAGCTCCTGTTTCCCGGGTAAACACGCGGGTGAAGTTACGTGGACTCATGGCGACTTTTTCCGCCAGTTTATCCACGCTGAGGTCGGCGGTGAGGTTCTCAAGCAGCCAGACCAGCAGATCGTTAATCGAGCCCAGAGTACTGGTATGCTGAAGGTTGTAGCGGCTAAACTGCAGCTGGCCCCCAGGACGGCGCAGGTACA
This window of the Citrobacter freundii ATCC 8090 = MTCC 1658 = NBRC 12681 genome carries:
- the gap gene encoding type I glyceraldehyde-3-phosphate dehydrogenase, whose amino-acid sequence is MVKVGINGFGRIGRNVLRAALGNSDIQIVAINDLTDSKTLAHLLKYDSLLGKLDADVAASEGQLVVNGNSITVFSERDPAKIPWRQREVDIVIEATGFFTERDKAAVHIHSGGAKRVIISAPGKNDDLTIVMGVNDHLYSADKHFVVSNGSCTTNGLAPAAQVLHQHFGIKHGLMNTTHAYTNSQALHDQPEKDLRGARAAALSIVPYSSGAAKALGKVIPELDGRLTGYSLRVPVPVVSIVDLTVTLERDVTEEEVNNAFRNAAATGPLKGILGYSDEPLVSSDYQGDPRSSIIDGLSTLLIGGNMVKILAWYDNEWGFSNRLVDLALLMAKNER
- a CDS encoding substrate-binding domain-containing protein — translated: MPSSILLFAAGSLRPAFTPLISQFTRMSGIDVKVEYGPAGLLRERIEAGEPCALFASANREHPQNLLVRNKAVSTHTFCWNKLSLVSNRIGTWLDLLRDPTLRPGTSTPGCDPSGDYTWAFFDNMDVLEPGLGRQLRARAIPLVGGRDTIKIPQGELASAWILRQGLADLFIGYAHYAHALHAMTDVHYVAIPDEHNIRCEYQLAVLEASKEVMALVEFILSRSGQAFLTAAGFLPLNDE
- a CDS encoding ABC transporter substrate-binding protein encodes the protein MLTFRSFVLVCASMLFAFSAQADRTITDQLGRQVTIPDHVDKVVVLQHQTLNILVQLNAQQDIVGVMSSWKKQLGPEFARFMPTITTLPTPGDLTSVNIESLLAIHPQVVFVANYAPAEMIQQIQNAGIPVVAISLRKDADGQQNKMNPTMANEEQVYNEGLKQGIRLIADVVGRKPQAETLIDYVFAARAKFNAPVANIPDAQKVRIYMANPDLMTYGSGKYTGLMMQHAGGLNVAAASVKGARQVALEQVLAWNPQVIFVQDRYPQVVTQIQNDPNWQGIDAVKNHRVWLMPEYAKAWGYPMPEALAIGELWMAKKLYPDAYKDVDVDAQAQDYYQRFYRVNWQSDAAK
- a CDS encoding ABC transporter ATP-binding protein, whose translation is MIPAALRVNQLSYGYRAPLFEPLTFCCQKGDIWAVLGRNGLGKSTLLDTLTGTLPALGGSIENNGGIGIVAQHSHLPFPYTVSDVVLMGRAQHVKLFAQPSQQDQQRAMQALEQLSIAHLASSSFGSLSGGQQQLVMIARALVTECQTLLLDEPCSALDLANQQVVLQLISDLAHQQGCSILFSTHDPLHALQVASHTLLLLPEGKWRAGPTDSIVTEENLFLAYGLPLRKLSVENHPTPFIAPLFSIRR
- a CDS encoding FecCD family ABC transporter permease — protein: MQLSNRFLSQQPLLIVVVLLLGVSSLCLGQYPLSLSEVFYHLTHYSDAGGIASQVIWTVRLPRILMALLAGGALGLCGATLQGVFHNPLVDPHIIGVTSGAAFGGTLAILLGLSPLLMMGSTFFFGLTALILVYVIAALQGLENTLVLILSGIILSGFFAALVSLIQYQADTEETLPNIVFWLLGSFATANWNKVLLLAVPVGIAATVLFQLRWRINLLSLNDKDARALGVAVVPLRRSVLVCCAFLVAAQVAVSGSIAWVGLVIPHLARLLVGVDHRRLLPCAFWLGGGFMIVVDDIARTLMHAEIPLGIITALFGAPLFAFLLIRTSRREKS